The following coding sequences lie in one Paenibacillus durus ATCC 35681 genomic window:
- a CDS encoding PTS sugar transporter subunit IIA has product MIGVIVGTHGKFSEELLRSTSMVFGELENVAGVTFEPGESVNGLVDKFKAALDTIDWSDGLIFLVDLFGGSPYNAASRIAANYENMDIVSGVNLPMIVDVMVNRSTEQLGDLADLAIRAGQDSMKSFRSIKNSQTEEEL; this is encoded by the coding sequence ATGATAGGAGTTATTGTAGGCACTCACGGAAAATTTTCCGAGGAACTGCTGAGGTCGACATCTATGGTCTTCGGTGAGCTGGAGAATGTGGCCGGTGTGACGTTTGAACCTGGTGAAAGCGTTAACGGGCTCGTTGATAAGTTCAAAGCGGCGCTGGATACGATTGATTGGAGCGACGGTCTTATTTTTCTTGTTGATCTGTTCGGGGGCAGCCCCTACAACGCAGCCAGCCGGATTGCCGCAAACTATGAGAACATGGACATTGTGTCCGGAGTTAATCTGCCCATGATCGTTGACGTTATGGTGAACAGATCGACGGAACAATTAGGAGATTTGGCCGATCTGGCGATCCGCGCCGGGCAGGATTCAATGAAATCGTTCCGCAGCATAAAAAACAGCCAAACAGAGGAGGAATTGTAA